One region of Trichosurus vulpecula isolate mTriVul1 chromosome 1, mTriVul1.pri, whole genome shotgun sequence genomic DNA includes:
- the LOC118829739 gene encoding septin-10-like — MASSDVARHMVYQSVLGIKATCVSSQPCKEEKITDENPRCLTMTGHVGFESLPDQLVNRSLQQGFCFNILCVGETGIGKSTLIDTLFNTNFDSSVSSHFHPNVRLKVQTYELQESNVRLKLTIVNTVGFGDQINKEDNYRPIVDYIDAQFEAYLQEEMKIKRSLFNYRDSRIHVCLYFISPTGHSLKSLDLLTMKKLDSRVNIIPVIAKADTITKAELHKFKFRLMNELVTNGIQIYQFPTDDETVAQLNASMNGHLPFAVVGSTEEVKLGNKMVKARQYPWGIVQVENENHCDFVKLREMLICTNMEDLREQTHLQHYENYRRCKLEETGFKDVNPERKPVNVQEAYEFKRYESFGELQRKEEEMKQLFVKRVKEKEAILKEAERELQARYERLKRINQEERMKLEEKRRILEEEISALGKRKAASELKASL, encoded by the coding sequence ATGGCTTCCTCCGATGTGGCGCGGCATATGGTCTATCAGTCAGTTTTGGGAATCAAAGCAACTTGTGTCTCCTCCCAACCatgcaaagaagaaaagataacagACGAAAACCCTCGTTGTTTAACTATGACTGGTCATGTGGGTTTTGAAAGTTTGCCTGATCAGTTGGTCAACAGGTCCCTTCAGCAAGGGTTCTGTTTCAACATTCTCTGTGTGGGAGAAACTGGAATTGGAAAGTCAACCCTGATAGACACGTTGTTTAACACTAATTTTGATAGCTCCGTATCCTCACACTTTCACCCGAATGTAAGACTTAAAGTCCAGACATATGAACTACAGGAAAGCAATGTCCGGTTGAAATTGACTATCGTAAATACAGTGGGATTTGGAGACCAGATAAATAAAGAAGATAACTATCGACCAATTGTGGATTACATAGATGCTCAATTTGAGGCCTATCTCCAAGAAGAAATGAAGATTAAACGTTCACTCTTTAACTACCGAGATTCTCGAATCCATGTCTGCCTTTACTTTATTTCACCTACAGGACATTCCCTTAAGTCTCTTGACTTGTTAACCATGAAGAAATTGGATAGTCGGGTAAACATCATCCCTGTGATTGCCAAAGCGGATACaattactaaagctgaactgcaTAAGTTTAAGTTTAGACTCATGAATGAATTGGTCACCAATGGAATCCAAATATACCAGTTCccgacagatgatgaaactgttGCTCAGCTTAATGCTTCGATGAACGGACATTTACCATTTGCTGTTGTGGGTAGTACAGAGGAGGtcaaactgggaaataagatggtGAAAGCTCGTCAGTACCCTTGGGGCATTGTGCAAGTGGAAAATGAAAATCACTGTGACTTTGTAAAGCTCCGGGAAATGCTCATTTGCACAAATATGGAAGACCTGAGAGAACAAACCCATCTTCAACACTACGAAAATTATAGACGTTGCAAACTGGAGGAAACCGGTTTTAAAGATGTAAACCCAGAGAGAAAACCTGTAAATGTTCAAGAAGCATATGAATTCAAAAGGTATGAATCTTTTGGCGAActtcaaaggaaagaagaggagatgaAACAGTTGTTTGTGAAGcgagtgaaagagaaagaagctaTTTTGAAAGAGGCTGAGAGAGAGCTCCAGGCGAGATATGAACGTCTTAAAAGAATTAatcaagaagaaagaatgaaacttgaagaaaagagaagaattttagaagaggaaataagtGCTCTTGGTAAAAGGAAAGCTGCATCTGAACTAAAAGCCAGTCTTTAA